The Methanococcoides methylutens MM1 genome has a window encoding:
- a CDS encoding glycosyltransferase — MRSEKKICIVGPSKRFISGISYYTIRLANAMSESYDVSVICFRQLLPTFLFPGKGHVGKDISTLDFRSDIEVFDGMDYNNPFTWFKAYRFFKRQHPDVVILQWWTSSVAHMHLLLKLFSSLGKDTKVVIEFHEVVDPFEEAILPIRLYSKLMGKSLRKDLDAYITHSRSDQQLVAERYDIDMEKIHVIPHGLYDQYGEPVESRDAKESLSIEEEFVILSFGLIRKYKGIPYLIEAFEELPEEIAQKSRLLIVGEVWEDRKELLEQIEKSPYSEKITLVDEYVPDDMIPTYFSAADVLVLPYLRASQSGIAHIGMSFGKPVVVSEVGGLKESMADYKGTFFVRPQNVDDIREQILRQFGTTDKYDPPVRTWDKIVEVFQKSILKD; from the coding sequence ATGCGGTCTGAAAAGAAGATATGTATTGTGGGACCTTCAAAGCGTTTTATCAGTGGTATCAGTTATTATACGATCAGATTAGCAAACGCGATGTCAGAAAGTTATGATGTCTCAGTTATCTGCTTCAGGCAATTGCTGCCCACATTCCTGTTTCCGGGAAAGGGGCACGTGGGGAAGGACATTTCCACTCTGGATTTCCGTTCCGATATTGAGGTATTTGACGGGATGGACTACAATAATCCGTTTACCTGGTTCAAAGCCTATCGCTTTTTTAAAAGGCAGCATCCGGATGTTGTGATATTGCAGTGGTGGACATCTTCGGTGGCGCATATGCACCTTTTGCTGAAACTGTTCTCCAGTTTGGGTAAGGACACAAAAGTGGTAATAGAGTTCCACGAAGTTGTGGATCCCTTTGAAGAAGCCATTCTTCCAATTCGATTATACTCTAAATTGATGGGAAAAAGTCTCCGTAAGGACTTGGATGCATACATAACTCATTCAAGGTCCGATCAGCAACTGGTTGCTGAAAGATATGACATCGACATGGAAAAGATCCATGTGATTCCCCATGGACTCTATGATCAGTACGGGGAGCCTGTAGAAAGCAGGGACGCAAAAGAAAGTCTTTCTATAGAAGAAGAATTTGTCATCCTCTCATTTGGTCTGATCAGAAAATACAAAGGCATACCTTATCTTATAGAGGCTTTTGAAGAGCTGCCTGAGGAAATAGCTCAAAAAAGCAGATTGCTCATTGTCGGTGAGGTCTGGGAAGATCGTAAAGAACTTCTGGAGCAAATAGAAAAGTCCCCTTATTCAGAAAAGATAACGTTAGTTGATGAGTACGTGCCTGATGACATGATACCCACTTACTTCAGTGCAGCAGATGTACTGGTCTTACCATACCTCAGGGCATCCCAGAGTGGGATTGCTCATATCGGAATGTCTTTTGGGAAGCCTGTGGTTGTTTCAGAGGTAGGTGGACTTAAGGAATCAATGGCTGATTACAAAGGAACTTTTTTTGTGAGGCCACAGAATGTTGATGATATAAGAGAACAGATCCTCAGACAATTTGGTACTACTGACAAGTACGACCCACCAGTCAGGACATGGGATAAGATCGTGGAAGTTTTTCAAAAGTCGATCTTAAAAGATTAA